One stretch of Deltaproteobacteria bacterium GWA2_45_12 DNA includes these proteins:
- a CDS encoding short-chain dehydrogenase — protein MKKILIIGATSSIAQETAKIFATSGAALFLVARNQEKMDILAKDLVIRGATQVETALFDATKMGNEEMFLKKIIQTFGDFDGVLMAHGFLPNQTECERSVEKTLETFQINALSFISLLTVLGNYFGERQKGFMAIITSVAGDRGRQSNYVYAAAKSAVHVFLQGMRQRLFKKGVHLLTIKPGYVDTPMTVGMKKNFLFASPQKIARGIVKAIEKRKDIVYLPWFWRWIMLMVRNIPEGKFKKLSL, from the coding sequence ATGAAAAAAATCCTCATCATTGGCGCCACTTCAAGCATAGCCCAAGAAACGGCCAAAATTTTTGCCACTTCCGGAGCTGCGCTATTTCTGGTGGCACGCAACCAGGAAAAAATGGACATCCTGGCCAAGGACTTGGTCATCCGTGGGGCTACTCAAGTGGAAACAGCTCTTTTTGATGCAACCAAAATGGGAAATGAGGAAATGTTTTTAAAAAAAATAATCCAAACCTTTGGGGATTTTGATGGGGTGCTGATGGCCCACGGTTTTTTACCTAATCAAACAGAATGCGAACGAAGTGTCGAAAAAACTCTGGAAACATTCCAAATAAACGCCCTCAGTTTCATTTCTTTGTTGACGGTATTGGGAAATTATTTTGGCGAACGACAAAAAGGGTTCATGGCCATTATCACTTCTGTCGCCGGTGACCGGGGAAGACAAAGTAATTATGTGTATGCTGCTGCTAAATCTGCGGTGCATGTGTTTCTTCAAGGGATGCGTCAACGTCTTTTCAAAAAAGGGGTGCATCTGTTGACGATTAAACCGGGTTATGTCGACACTCCCATGACAGTGGGCATGAAGAAAAATTTTCTTTTTGCTTCTCCTCAAAAAATTGCCCGTGGCATTGTTAAAGCCATTGAAAAACGAAAAGACATTGTTTATCTGCCCTGGTTTTGGAGATGGATCATGCTTATGGTGCGAAATATTCCGGAAGGAAAATTCAAGAAGCTATCGTTGTAG
- a CDS encoding FAD-linked oxidase: MSVSWQNELPPLASLPFPVLPHAYGRSYGDSCLNENGILLDTTPLSHFLEFDQWYAPQGKPWTQDPSKAEGLTQQGSSPKPTSVGDKTRGLLRCEAGTSLAEILDLVVPHGYFLPVTPGTKFVSVGGAIANDVHGKNHHRAGTFGSHVLQFELLRSNGERLLCSPNQNEDFFKATIGGLGLTGLILWAEIKLKRIENTLIDEEIISFSTLDDFFELSLASDLTHEYTVAWIDCLASGKKLGRGIFFRGNHAVGEQVRTQVRAIHELPLRLPLRLPLPNMPSLLLNHFTLKAMNSVWYSLKKKQQGVHTVPYDSFFYPLDRLHHWNRLYGKKGFLQYQCVIPFGDHQNTIKKMLAQIAQTGLGSFLSVLKIFGDKPSPGILSFPRPGVTLALDFPIHGQKIFKLLDGLDILVIQAGGKVYPAKDARMSAKNFQDFYPQWKEFSNFIDPKFSSSFWRRVTK, translated from the coding sequence ATGTCCGTGTCCTGGCAAAACGAACTTCCCCCTTTGGCCTCTTTACCCTTTCCCGTCCTTCCTCACGCTTATGGCCGAAGTTATGGTGATAGTTGCCTGAATGAAAACGGCATTCTGCTGGATACAACCCCGCTTTCCCATTTTCTTGAATTTGATCAATGGTATGCACCCCAGGGCAAGCCCTGGACCCAAGACCCTTCAAAGGCGGAGGGTTTGACCCAGCAAGGCTCGTCCCCGAAGCCAACGAGCGTAGGGGACAAAACCCGGGGGCTGCTTCGATGCGAGGCAGGAACTTCTCTTGCAGAAATTTTGGATCTGGTTGTCCCCCACGGTTATTTTTTGCCGGTTACTCCGGGAACAAAATTTGTTTCTGTGGGAGGCGCCATCGCCAATGACGTCCATGGTAAAAACCACCACCGGGCTGGCACCTTTGGCAGCCACGTACTGCAATTTGAACTTTTGCGTTCCAATGGAGAGCGGCTTTTATGCTCCCCAAATCAAAATGAAGATTTTTTCAAAGCCACCATCGGCGGGCTTGGTTTGACAGGACTTATTCTTTGGGCCGAAATCAAACTTAAACGCATCGAGAATACCCTGATCGATGAAGAAATTATTTCCTTTTCAACCCTGGATGATTTTTTTGAACTATCCCTTGCCTCCGACCTCACCCACGAATACACAGTAGCTTGGATCGATTGCCTGGCTTCAGGAAAAAAATTGGGCCGTGGGATTTTTTTCAGGGGGAATCATGCCGTAGGGGAACAAGTAAGGACACAAGTAAGGGCAATTCATGAATTGCCCTTACGTCTACCCTTACGTTTGCCCTTACCTAACATGCCCTCTCTGCTCTTAAACCACTTTACACTTAAGGCAATGAATTCTGTCTGGTACTCTTTAAAAAAGAAACAGCAGGGTGTTCACACTGTTCCGTATGATTCCTTTTTTTATCCCTTGGATCGCCTCCACCATTGGAATCGTTTGTACGGCAAAAAAGGTTTTCTCCAATATCAATGTGTCATTCCTTTTGGAGACCATCAAAACACAATCAAGAAAATGCTCGCCCAAATTGCACAAACGGGGTTGGGTTCTTTTTTAAGTGTCCTTAAAATTTTTGGCGACAAACCATCACCCGGGATACTTTCTTTTCCCCGACCCGGGGTCACTCTCGCCCTGGATTTTCCTATTCATGGCCAAAAGATTTTTAAATTGCTAGACGGGCTTGATATCTTGGTGATCCAAGCCGGAGGAAAGGTTTATCCGGCCAAGGATGCCCGAATGTCGGCCAAGAATTTTCAAGATTTTTATCCACAGTGGAAGGAATTTTCGAATTTCATCGATCCAAAATTTTCTTCCAGTTTTTGGAGAAGGGTTACAAAATAA